In Rhizobium gallicum bv. gallicum R602sp, the following proteins share a genomic window:
- a CDS encoding FitA-like ribbon-helix-helix domain-containing protein: MPAVTIRNLSDETHRALRVRAAHHGRSTEAEIRDIIEAAVRPSERVKLGSLLAAIGRDAELSNHDIEALQQNRDKAPAEPMTFE, translated from the coding sequence ATGCCGGCAGTCACAATTCGCAATCTTTCTGATGAAACGCATCGCGCCCTACGGGTGCGAGCAGCTCACCATGGCCGAAGCACCGAGGCCGAAATCCGTGACATTATCGAGGCCGCCGTTCGTCCATCTGAACGCGTGAAACTCGGTTCCTTACTCGCGGCCATAGGTCGTGACGCTGAGCTTTCCAACCACGACATTGAAGCCCTGCAGCAAAATCGCGATAAAGCGCCTGCCGAGCCGATGACTTTCGAATGA
- a CDS encoding DMT family transporter produces MFKNPKAAAANLAVANAIFGTIGLFAVEAGLPPFATVFWRCVFATVFLLVWCIGFGHLAPANLSPRLLIYAAIGGIGNIGSSVALFGAYKFYSIATATIIYHVQPFFVVLIGALALRETIKASEILWILLAFVGLILSTGLIGTTGGDDSWIPGVGLSLVAAFLYAVGTIIGKELGAQRPEVTTLVQTIVGALLLSPFADLAAPVPVQSWKWLISLGILHTGIAYVLLFSAYPRLRTPVIGVFAFIFPLVAILVDLLVYDKPIHLLQAAGLLLIMLGTLGVQLGWAGNFRRVRAVQGSSNPN; encoded by the coding sequence ATGTTCAAAAATCCGAAGGCGGCAGCCGCCAATCTCGCTGTTGCCAATGCGATATTTGGCACGATCGGCCTCTTCGCGGTTGAAGCGGGCCTGCCGCCGTTTGCCACCGTGTTTTGGCGCTGCGTTTTCGCGACCGTGTTCCTTCTGGTGTGGTGTATCGGATTTGGCCATCTGGCACCGGCTAATCTCTCACCAAGGTTGCTGATATATGCTGCTATCGGAGGCATCGGCAATATCGGAAGTTCCGTGGCCCTGTTCGGTGCATACAAATTCTACAGTATTGCGACTGCAACTATTATCTATCACGTGCAGCCTTTCTTTGTCGTCTTGATTGGCGCCTTGGCCTTGAGAGAAACCATAAAGGCGTCAGAGATCCTTTGGATCCTTCTTGCATTCGTCGGCTTGATATTGTCGACCGGCCTGATCGGCACGACGGGCGGCGATGACTCATGGATTCCCGGCGTTGGTCTTTCACTCGTGGCCGCGTTTTTATATGCCGTTGGCACGATCATTGGCAAAGAACTGGGCGCGCAGAGGCCCGAGGTTACAACACTGGTGCAGACGATCGTCGGTGCTCTTTTACTGTCGCCTTTCGCGGATCTGGCCGCCCCGGTGCCCGTGCAGTCGTGGAAGTGGCTCATCTCTTTGGGGATCCTGCACACCGGCATCGCCTATGTGCTGCTTTTCTCAGCCTATCCGCGCCTTAGAACACCTGTTATCGGCGTTTTCGCGTTCATTTTTCCGTTGGTTGCAATCCTCGTCGATCTGCTGGTTTACGACAAGCCCATCCATTTGCTTCAGGCGGCCGGATTGCTTCTGATCATGCTTGGTACGTTGGGTGTTCAGCTGGGCTGGGCGGGAAATTTTCGCCGCGTGCGCGCGGTCCAAGGTTCGTCCAATCCCAATTGA
- a CDS encoding 4'-phosphopantetheinyl transferase family protein, translating to MLLFDAKVLDESCRYKLYDASPHILGREPLPQAILEHLPADELEEAGAIFDRAERTRSILSKFILRSELSRELGIAPASLGFAKGRYGKPLLSDPVSNLRFNVSHSGNFIAIAISPTDVGIDIEKHRVIEDAEGMVYDYFCSDEHQWLIESGVENRMPSFFSLWTRKEALLKAIGTGFSTPLNWISVMDRNIIAGRWRLESIVAPQGYSAAVSWQV from the coding sequence ATGCTCCTGTTTGATGCAAAAGTTTTGGATGAGAGCTGCCGCTACAAACTGTACGACGCATCGCCGCATATCCTTGGCAGGGAGCCGTTGCCGCAGGCCATCCTGGAACATCTGCCCGCCGACGAACTGGAAGAGGCGGGCGCGATTTTCGACAGGGCCGAACGCACGCGCTCGATCTTGTCAAAGTTTATTCTGAGATCCGAGCTATCTCGGGAGCTCGGCATAGCGCCTGCGTCGCTAGGCTTTGCCAAGGGCCGATACGGCAAGCCGCTTCTCTCCGATCCCGTTTCGAACCTAAGGTTCAACGTTTCCCACTCCGGCAATTTCATCGCCATCGCGATCAGTCCCACTGACGTCGGCATTGACATCGAAAAACACCGTGTAATCGAAGATGCGGAAGGCATGGTCTATGACTACTTCTGTAGCGACGAACATCAGTGGCTTATCGAAAGCGGTGTCGAGAACCGAATGCCTTCGTTCTTTAGCTTGTGGACTCGAAAAGAGGCGTTGTTGAAGGCCATCGGAACCGGGTTTAGCACGCCCTTGAATTGGATATCGGTCATGGATAGGAACATCATTGCCGGGCGGTGGCGACTGGAATCCATAGTAGCTCCTCAAGGTTACTCTGCGGCCGTCTCGTGGCAGGTTTGA
- a CDS encoding type I polyketide synthase: MQYTYHGNEIAIIGMACRFPDADTVDTYWKNLKQGRESIVPISREQLRRLGVADKVIDGGDYVGVSANLPNFDTFDAGFFKLTQKEAETIDPQHRLFLECAWEALEAAGCAQRRSELLIGVYGGVGPSTYSTDFLQNPYQVPGTNRFLDSASGFLVLLGNDKDYVSTRTSYKLDLRGPSLNVQSACSTGLLSVHLACQGLQLGECDVALAGASSILIPHGVGYIHQAGGIVSRDGHCRAFDAAADGTVFSSGTGVVALKRLDDALSDGDFIHAVIKGSATNNDGAAKASFGAPSVRGQADVIRQALANAGVEANSIEFIETHGTGTPLGDPIEVRALSEVFALSSNEQARCALGSVKTNIGHLSAAAGIAGLIKAVLALQHRTIPPTLHFQSLNPAISFDGTPFYINTAPEDWAGQAPHRAGVTSLGVGGTNVHVVLEEAPRQRSADEERKGQRPGVLALSADSEKALSNLLLKYRDYLLCPVAPEPSDVCYSANTGLAHFPYRFAAVSTSAADLAEQLDVASKRTSSVATSQDGKLAFLFTGQGSQYPGMGKILYQTEPVFRHWIDIANPLVTDECGVQLLDLLFSPLVSKELLDQTRYTQPALLAFEYALAKLWLARGVKPDVLIGHSLGEFTAACVSGILPFDQALRLVGARGRLMQDARPAGAMLAVAMGLDEARRLIREFGSSLSIAAKNAPLSVVVSGEKQEILALREELERCGVSHSIVNASVASHSSLMESIVGDFAHHAKSVDFSSPTLPIIANVTGSISSQEMTSPDYWCKQLLKPVLFEQSVETALRLGVTTFLEIGPKSVLSNLGKMCASDRPAIQNTAWITALSENVDDCEQDALALAQLFESGAGIDWAAIYEDRKGRRIPLPSYPFQRQRYWPGVDDKVDERWFHRTLWRPEEQADRSADSPLPQILLVCGGADTAATELVNLLERKITAEAAKTVRWGRHRPIVMYLNEINIADIQALLRHTTTGKDAPECRLIYVAFASSQEDGETAPQAGPDATQGIFDALRFVRDASAFDGSIDLKVQILTRNAVSIDHQDLPVVPAQAAIWSVATVFGQEHRDIWHSVIDFDQSSTDLVVARLLRGDLADQTALRRRSSFVARLEDVELAESRSLAFRDDATYLVTGGLGGVGRSLVRWLADCGAKNILLIGRSLEDETKRSELKALRERIPNLRFERADVASRADMARIFSDIEVSGFPLRGVFHAAGVNENGMIADVAHDALDRALRPKLHGTLVLDELTRSCEMDFFICFSSLSSMLGFKGQAAYVAANAAMEAIVTKRVCEGFPALAICWGPWAGDGMSASLGARQKARLAAMGIREFSPDEGVEKLSRLFGLSGVYGAFPIVWQSYLDQFNQRIPPLFSSVTSHKQTSAVGTGRTAKRPFKDEAAALPIEERTDFVVSSISAIVAKTLGTSPKSVTIDKPINRLGFDSLTTLELRDALKALGVVLPLGPLFSGASIADISKIILDQLETQTGVRLAPPSSVLPARREPLIIPRRSENSSMQLVCFAYAGGGPAVFNGWADQLPDDIEVAIVQLPGRGSRLAERPHTRMHDLVDELTPVLVDYLDRPFAFFGHCVGGIQAFELAHRLEREYRLHPLHLFVAGSRAPQIYNERQAAIDAVQFGATAARSGAAAEEDFIDMLKDVNFANNKALFKDAELLSLMLPVIKADYELNNSYIYQPKHPLATPITAIGGRADPYTTGEHILAWSEQSMLPLDTHFCPGDHYFMETHSSFLIETAAQILLGYASQARPRHIRIVSSN; the protein is encoded by the coding sequence ATGCAATATACCTACCACGGGAACGAAATCGCGATCATCGGAATGGCATGCCGGTTTCCCGACGCCGACACCGTAGACACATATTGGAAGAATTTGAAGCAGGGTCGCGAGAGCATTGTTCCAATCTCCCGCGAGCAGCTTCGCCGCCTCGGTGTGGCGGACAAGGTCATCGATGGCGGCGACTATGTTGGAGTTTCAGCCAATCTACCGAACTTTGACACCTTTGATGCCGGGTTCTTCAAGTTGACGCAGAAAGAGGCAGAGACGATCGATCCTCAACATCGTCTGTTTCTGGAGTGCGCTTGGGAAGCGCTCGAGGCTGCGGGATGCGCACAAAGGCGAAGCGAGCTTCTGATCGGCGTTTACGGCGGTGTGGGACCAAGCACCTATTCGACGGATTTTCTGCAGAATCCATATCAGGTCCCCGGCACGAACCGTTTTCTCGACAGCGCCTCAGGCTTCCTTGTCCTGCTTGGAAACGACAAGGATTATGTCAGCACAAGAACGTCCTACAAACTCGACCTGCGCGGACCAAGCCTGAACGTGCAGAGCGCGTGCTCGACCGGTCTGCTCTCGGTGCATCTGGCATGCCAGGGGCTGCAACTGGGAGAATGCGACGTTGCCCTTGCTGGCGCATCATCGATCCTCATTCCTCACGGCGTAGGCTACATCCATCAGGCAGGCGGTATCGTTTCTCGTGACGGCCATTGCCGGGCTTTTGACGCCGCTGCTGATGGAACGGTTTTTAGCAGCGGAACAGGAGTTGTTGCTCTCAAACGTCTGGACGACGCGTTGTCCGACGGAGATTTCATTCACGCTGTCATCAAAGGTTCTGCCACAAACAACGACGGGGCCGCTAAAGCGAGCTTTGGTGCGCCGAGCGTGCGGGGACAGGCTGACGTCATCAGACAAGCGCTTGCCAACGCCGGCGTTGAAGCAAACTCAATTGAGTTCATCGAAACCCACGGAACCGGAACGCCGCTGGGAGATCCGATCGAAGTGCGTGCCTTGTCTGAGGTATTTGCACTGTCGTCGAACGAGCAGGCCCGCTGTGCTCTCGGCTCGGTTAAGACGAACATCGGCCATTTGTCGGCGGCCGCGGGTATTGCGGGTCTCATCAAGGCGGTCCTGGCGTTGCAGCATCGGACCATTCCGCCAACATTGCACTTCCAAAGTTTAAATCCGGCAATTTCCTTTGACGGAACACCTTTCTACATAAACACCGCGCCGGAAGATTGGGCCGGGCAGGCGCCTCACAGGGCAGGCGTGACATCGCTCGGTGTTGGCGGCACGAATGTGCATGTCGTCCTGGAGGAAGCTCCTCGGCAGCGATCGGCCGACGAAGAGCGGAAGGGACAAAGGCCAGGCGTCCTCGCGTTGTCGGCGGATTCCGAAAAGGCATTGAGCAACCTGCTGCTGAAATACCGCGACTATCTCCTTTGCCCGGTGGCACCGGAGCCATCAGACGTCTGCTACAGTGCAAACACAGGGCTTGCACATTTCCCCTACCGCTTCGCGGCAGTGTCGACGAGCGCGGCCGACCTTGCCGAGCAGCTTGACGTCGCGTCGAAGCGCACGTCTTCAGTCGCTACTAGCCAAGACGGCAAGCTGGCATTTCTGTTTACCGGCCAAGGATCCCAATACCCGGGAATGGGCAAGATTCTCTACCAAACTGAACCGGTCTTTCGCCACTGGATCGATATCGCAAATCCACTAGTCACGGACGAATGCGGCGTCCAACTCCTCGACCTATTGTTCTCTCCCCTGGTGAGCAAAGAGCTGCTTGATCAAACGCGCTACACACAGCCCGCCTTGCTGGCGTTTGAATATGCGCTCGCAAAGCTCTGGCTGGCGCGTGGGGTCAAACCCGATGTCCTCATTGGACATAGCCTGGGCGAATTCACTGCCGCCTGCGTGTCCGGAATTCTCCCATTCGATCAAGCTCTGCGACTTGTCGGGGCGCGTGGTCGGCTCATGCAGGACGCTCGTCCGGCCGGTGCGATGCTGGCTGTTGCCATGGGCCTCGACGAGGCGCGTCGATTGATCAGAGAATTCGGGTCAAGCCTTTCGATCGCCGCGAAGAACGCGCCGCTCAGCGTGGTTGTATCGGGCGAAAAACAGGAAATACTGGCCCTTCGTGAAGAGCTGGAAAGATGCGGCGTCAGTCATTCGATCGTCAACGCTTCGGTAGCTTCCCATTCTTCGCTGATGGAATCCATAGTCGGGGATTTCGCCCATCATGCGAAGTCTGTCGATTTTTCATCACCGACGCTTCCAATCATCGCAAATGTAACGGGAAGCATTTCTTCGCAGGAGATGACCAGTCCCGACTATTGGTGCAAACAGCTGCTAAAACCTGTCCTTTTCGAACAAAGCGTCGAAACCGCGTTGCGACTGGGTGTAACGACATTCCTGGAAATTGGCCCCAAATCCGTCCTTTCAAATCTCGGTAAAATGTGCGCCAGCGATCGACCGGCAATCCAAAACACTGCCTGGATTACAGCATTGAGTGAGAACGTGGATGATTGCGAGCAGGATGCGCTTGCTTTGGCTCAACTCTTTGAAAGTGGCGCGGGGATTGATTGGGCGGCCATTTACGAGGACAGGAAGGGACGGCGTATTCCTCTTCCAAGCTATCCATTCCAAAGACAGCGATATTGGCCGGGCGTTGACGATAAGGTCGATGAGAGATGGTTTCATCGAACGCTTTGGCGTCCTGAAGAACAGGCGGATCGTTCAGCAGACAGCCCGCTGCCCCAGATCCTCCTCGTATGTGGTGGCGCGGACACTGCAGCAACCGAACTGGTCAACCTGCTTGAGCGAAAAATTACCGCCGAAGCGGCAAAGACAGTGCGTTGGGGCCGCCACAGGCCAATCGTGATGTATCTCAACGAAATCAATATCGCTGACATTCAGGCGCTGCTCCGCCACACGACGACCGGAAAAGACGCCCCGGAATGCCGACTGATTTACGTGGCCTTCGCGTCGTCACAGGAAGACGGTGAAACAGCGCCGCAGGCGGGACCAGATGCCACTCAAGGGATCTTTGATGCGCTACGCTTTGTGCGCGACGCGTCCGCCTTCGATGGCTCTATAGACCTCAAGGTCCAGATCTTGACGCGCAACGCGGTCAGCATCGATCACCAGGATCTTCCTGTCGTGCCCGCCCAGGCCGCCATTTGGTCTGTCGCGACGGTGTTCGGGCAGGAGCACCGCGACATATGGCACAGTGTGATCGACTTCGACCAATCCTCGACGGATCTTGTAGTCGCACGGCTTTTACGCGGTGATTTGGCCGACCAGACGGCACTTCGACGCCGAAGCAGCTTTGTTGCCCGACTTGAGGATGTGGAACTAGCAGAGTCGCGGTCGCTCGCTTTCAGGGATGATGCCACCTATCTCGTCACGGGCGGACTTGGCGGCGTCGGAAGATCGCTGGTGCGATGGCTTGCAGATTGCGGCGCTAAAAACATTCTGCTCATCGGCAGGTCGCTCGAAGACGAAACCAAGCGGAGCGAACTGAAAGCCCTTCGAGAACGCATTCCAAACCTTCGCTTCGAAAGGGCCGACGTAGCGTCCCGCGCGGATATGGCGCGGATTTTTTCCGATATTGAGGTATCGGGCTTCCCGTTAAGGGGCGTCTTTCACGCGGCTGGCGTCAATGAAAATGGCATGATTGCGGATGTTGCCCATGACGCCCTCGACAGAGCCTTGAGGCCAAAACTTCATGGGACGCTCGTGCTCGATGAACTCACGCGCTCGTGCGAGATGGATTTCTTCATCTGCTTTTCCTCTCTGTCATCCATGCTGGGGTTCAAGGGGCAGGCTGCTTATGTGGCCGCAAATGCCGCCATGGAAGCAATCGTGACGAAGCGCGTTTGCGAGGGGTTCCCGGCGCTTGCGATCTGTTGGGGGCCCTGGGCAGGTGACGGAATGTCGGCCTCTCTCGGTGCCCGACAGAAAGCGCGTCTTGCCGCCATGGGCATTCGGGAATTTTCCCCCGATGAAGGGGTAGAGAAGCTTTCGCGCCTTTTCGGCCTCTCGGGAGTCTACGGCGCCTTTCCAATCGTCTGGCAAAGCTATCTCGACCAGTTCAATCAACGAATTCCGCCGCTATTTTCGTCAGTAACAAGCCACAAACAGACAAGCGCTGTCGGCACTGGACGAACAGCCAAACGCCCGTTTAAAGACGAAGCGGCCGCGCTTCCCATCGAGGAGCGGACGGATTTTGTCGTTTCGAGTATTTCCGCGATCGTCGCAAAGACCCTTGGTACATCCCCGAAATCGGTTACGATAGACAAACCGATCAATCGGCTGGGTTTCGATTCTCTCACCACCTTGGAATTGCGTGACGCCCTGAAGGCACTCGGCGTGGTCCTACCCCTTGGCCCGCTCTTTTCCGGTGCCTCGATCGCCGACATCTCCAAGATAATCCTCGATCAACTGGAAACCCAAACGGGTGTGCGCCTTGCTCCGCCGTCTTCAGTTCTTCCTGCTCGACGTGAACCGTTGATCATTCCAAGGCGGAGTGAAAATTCGAGCATGCAGCTTGTTTGCTTCGCGTATGCCGGCGGAGGACCGGCCGTCTTCAATGGCTGGGCCGACCAACTTCCAGATGACATCGAAGTGGCTATCGTTCAATTGCCCGGAAGAGGCTCACGGCTGGCTGAGCGGCCGCATACGAGGATGCATGATCTCGTTGATGAGCTGACGCCTGTCTTGGTTGACTACCTCGATAGGCCATTTGCCTTCTTCGGTCATTGCGTAGGCGGTATCCAGGCTTTCGAACTCGCCCATCGCTTGGAGCGCGAGTATCGATTGCATCCGCTTCATCTGTTCGTCGCCGGGTCGAGAGCTCCGCAGATCTATAATGAACGACAGGCGGCTATTGACGCTGTCCAATTCGGTGCGACGGCAGCTCGTTCCGGAGCTGCAGCCGAAGAGGATTTCATTGACATGCTTAAGGATGTCAACTTCGCAAACAACAAGGCTCTCTTCAAGGATGCCGAATTGTTGTCTCTCATGCTCCCCGTCATCAAAGCCGACTACGAGCTTAACAACAGCTACATCTATCAGCCAAAACACCCCCTTGCCACGCCCATCACGGCAATTGGCGGTCGGGCCGATCCTTACACGACCGGCGAACATATCCTGGCGTGGAGCGAGCAATCCATGTTGCCGTTAGACACCCATTTCTGCCCGGGCGACCACTATTTCATGGAAACCCATAGCTCCTTTCTGATCGAGACAGCTGCCCAAATTCTTCTGGGATATGCCTCTCAGGCAAGGCCACGTCACATCAGGATTGTTTCGTCCAACTGA
- a CDS encoding ArsR/SmtB family transcription factor has protein sequence MTNELEVATAIAKMLADPLRLQMLQCLTWGPCSVAQLIEATGTSQSNVSNHLRRLRAHGLVEAEKNGRMVIYRVASPTIAEVIASLSWAATGSRTMTTMHTPDALRQARTCYDHLAGRIGVQIMQGLIGYGALTAPAFPWDDVRIGPNARDAFDRLDLDYSTQEETHSHRRLAFACPDWSEHHQFHLGGHLGAALCRHLLAKTWIQRDADRSVTVTAAGKQALAWLTGRE, from the coding sequence ATGACGAATGAATTAGAAGTAGCGACAGCCATCGCCAAGATGCTCGCCGACCCGCTGAGACTGCAGATGCTTCAGTGTCTCACCTGGGGACCGTGTTCGGTCGCACAGCTTATCGAGGCCACCGGAACGTCCCAATCAAATGTCTCCAACCACCTTCGGCGACTGCGTGCGCATGGCCTAGTGGAGGCGGAGAAGAATGGCCGGATGGTCATTTATCGCGTCGCCTCGCCGACAATCGCCGAGGTGATTGCCTCGCTCTCCTGGGCCGCCACCGGCAGCCGAACGATGACGACAATGCATACGCCGGATGCTCTTCGGCAGGCGAGGACATGCTACGATCACCTGGCCGGCCGCATCGGCGTCCAGATTATGCAAGGTTTGATTGGCTACGGTGCGTTGACGGCACCTGCCTTCCCTTGGGATGATGTCCGCATCGGGCCTAACGCGCGGGATGCTTTCGATCGATTGGACCTGGACTACAGTACACAAGAAGAAACCCATTCGCATAGGCGATTAGCTTTCGCCTGCCCCGACTGGAGCGAACATCATCAGTTTCATTTAGGCGGTCACCTTGGAGCGGCGCTCTGCCGGCACCTCCTGGCGAAGACATGGATCCAGCGGGACGCCGACCGCAGCGTCACCGTAACCGCGGCGGGGAAGCAAGCTCTGGCGTGGCTGACCGGCCGAGAGTAG
- a CDS encoding type II toxin-antitoxin system VapC family toxin, which produces MILLDTNVISEPWKPVPEGTVIAWMDAQVIETLFLSAITIAELRFGIAVMPSGKRQSILRDRLEGEVLPHFAERILPFGLATSQFYSELMARARVSGKAIGRADGYIAATAAANGLAVATRDTSPFEAAGVKVINPWSLQQ; this is translated from the coding sequence ATGATCTTGCTGGATACCAATGTGATATCGGAGCCGTGGAAGCCGGTTCCTGAAGGGACAGTGATCGCGTGGATGGACGCCCAAGTCATCGAGACGCTGTTCCTTTCCGCGATAACAATTGCTGAACTTCGTTTCGGGATCGCTGTCATGCCCTCAGGCAAACGGCAATCTATCCTTCGCGATCGCCTGGAGGGCGAAGTGCTTCCGCACTTTGCCGAGCGCATCCTGCCTTTCGGCCTTGCCACCTCGCAGTTCTATTCGGAGCTGATGGCGCGCGCTCGAGTATCGGGGAAAGCGATAGGCAGGGCGGATGGTTATATTGCAGCGACAGCAGCAGCGAACGGCCTCGCCGTCGCAACTCGAGACACGAGCCCTTTCGAAGCCGCTGGGGTGAAAGTGATCAATCCTTGGTCACTACAACAATGA
- a CDS encoding ABC transporter ATP-binding protein: MHGSLEGINGTLVLAHVGRRFGETQALDDVSFTLTPGEIVCLVGQSGCGKSSLLRIIAGVDKADSGEILLNGAEIAGANGFVEPEHRNIGFMFQDYALFPHLTVEENVTFGLNKLQRHEARDRAIEVISRIGISALSNRYPHTLSGGEQQRVALARALAPKPAILLMDEPFSNLDRGLRERVREETIATLRALGTAAILVTHDPEEALSVGDRVVLMKEGRIEQIGTGYDIYDHPKSLYAAEFLCPCNRVTGTYRHGRIETALGAFSARLDLPEGARAFACIRPQALILSRRGEGVAGLVVGCSFLGEIEQLSIRVEGVPDLLRLRTTGRVDVRSGEGISLSVDPEGVLVFAAE; this comes from the coding sequence ATGCACGGATCACTCGAGGGGATCAATGGAACGCTTGTGCTGGCGCATGTCGGCCGGCGTTTTGGGGAAACGCAGGCACTGGATGACGTTTCGTTTACGCTCACGCCTGGTGAAATCGTCTGCCTCGTCGGCCAGTCCGGTTGCGGCAAGTCCTCGCTGCTGCGCATCATCGCCGGGGTAGACAAGGCAGACAGCGGCGAAATTCTGTTGAACGGCGCGGAGATCGCGGGAGCGAACGGCTTCGTAGAACCCGAGCATCGCAATATCGGCTTCATGTTCCAGGACTACGCCCTGTTCCCGCATTTGACGGTCGAGGAGAATGTGACGTTCGGCCTGAACAAGCTGCAACGGCACGAGGCCCGTGATCGCGCGATCGAGGTGATAAGTCGAATCGGCATATCGGCACTTTCCAACCGCTATCCACACACGTTGTCGGGCGGCGAGCAGCAGCGTGTGGCCCTGGCACGCGCCCTTGCCCCGAAACCGGCAATCCTCCTCATGGACGAACCTTTCTCAAACCTTGACCGTGGCCTCCGGGAGCGGGTGCGCGAGGAAACCATTGCGACATTGAGGGCCTTGGGGACGGCGGCGATCCTCGTCACGCACGACCCGGAGGAGGCGCTTTCGGTGGGAGATCGGGTCGTGTTGATGAAGGAAGGCCGCATCGAGCAGATCGGGACGGGCTACGATATCTACGATCATCCCAAGTCGCTCTACGCCGCCGAATTCCTCTGCCCCTGCAACAGGGTAACAGGGACATACCGCCATGGCCGGATCGAAACGGCGTTGGGCGCCTTTTCGGCCCGGCTCGATCTGCCGGAGGGCGCCAGGGCATTTGCCTGCATTCGTCCGCAGGCCCTCATCCTCTCGCGTCGAGGCGAAGGGGTCGCCGGCCTTGTCGTGGGTTGCTCGTTCCTTGGCGAAATCGAGCAGCTGTCGATCAGGGTCGAAGGCGTGCCTGACCTCCTACGCTTGCGCACAACAGGCCGCGTCGATGTACGGTCGGGCGAGGGGATTTCATTGAGCGTCGATCCAGAAGGCGTCCTGGTCTTTGCCGCGGAATGA
- a CDS encoding Fe(3+) ABC transporter substrate-binding protein, with the protein MAAELNIYTTREPGLIQPLLDAFTTSSGIKVNTVFLKDGLAERVASEGESSPADVLMTVDVGNLADLADKGLTQPVESDALKAAVPENLRDPANNWFALSMRARVLYAAKDLDLASFNYEDLADPKWKGKVCIRSGQHPYNTALFADYIAHHGAEAAETWLAGVKENLARKAGGGDRDVAKDILGGICDIGIANSYYVGLMRSGKGGEEQVAWGNTIKVILPTFEDGGTQVNISGAAVAKHAPNKDEAVKLLEYLVSDEAQKLYAEANYEYPIKAGAAIDPIIASFGGLKVDPVRLTEIVKLRKQASELAEKVGFDN; encoded by the coding sequence ATGGCAGCCGAACTGAACATCTACACGACGCGCGAGCCCGGACTGATCCAGCCGCTTCTTGACGCCTTCACCACCTCGAGCGGCATCAAGGTCAACACCGTCTTCCTGAAAGACGGTCTTGCCGAGCGCGTTGCCTCGGAAGGGGAAAGTTCTCCTGCGGATGTCCTCATGACGGTCGATGTCGGCAATCTTGCCGACTTGGCAGACAAGGGCCTGACGCAGCCGGTCGAATCGGATGCGCTGAAGGCCGCCGTGCCGGAAAACCTGCGCGACCCGGCCAACAACTGGTTTGCCCTGTCGATGCGCGCCCGCGTCCTCTACGCCGCGAAGGACCTCGATCTCGCGAGCTTCAACTACGAGGACCTGGCTGATCCGAAATGGAAGGGAAAGGTCTGCATCCGGTCCGGCCAGCATCCTTACAATACGGCTCTTTTCGCCGATTACATCGCGCATCACGGCGCCGAGGCGGCGGAAACATGGCTCGCCGGTGTCAAGGAAAACCTCGCCCGCAAGGCGGGCGGTGGTGACCGCGATGTGGCCAAGGACATCCTTGGCGGCATTTGCGACATCGGCATTGCCAACTCCTATTACGTCGGCCTGATGCGCTCCGGCAAGGGCGGCGAGGAGCAGGTTGCCTGGGGCAATACGATCAAGGTCATCCTGCCGACGTTCGAGGACGGCGGCACGCAGGTCAACATCAGCGGCGCGGCCGTCGCAAAACACGCCCCGAACAAGGATGAGGCCGTGAAGCTCCTGGAATACCTGGTTTCCGACGAGGCCCAGAAGCTCTATGCGGAGGCGAACTACGAGTATCCGATCAAGGCCGGCGCGGCCATCGATCCGATCATTGCTTCGTTTGGCGGACTCAAGGTCGATCCCGTGCGGTTGACGGAAATCGTCAAGCTTCGCAAGCAGGCAAGCGAGCTGGCCGAGAAGGTCGGCTTCGACAACTGA